In one Populus nigra chromosome 12, ddPopNigr1.1, whole genome shotgun sequence genomic region, the following are encoded:
- the LOC133669925 gene encoding wax ester synthase/diacylglycerol acyltransferase 9-like has translation MVLEKEEDALEPVSPTGQYFNSSALNVSVLGVLETEVPIDDSKTIPFLVDVFLPINPRFSSIMVIDENGEKRWKKVEVKLKDHVYVPIFQAEMSPQFYDKADNPSLPLTLPSVQPRVDTSGDHGTILKTVPKIFSLLFYTVSDFLGSLMKSSLVEDDLSPIRPGDIGIEFRPVALASMTFSLGQIKQIKATLGVTINDVITGAIFLGTRLYMQEMSKGSSDHSNCTALVLLNTRMFRSYQSIKEMVKPKAESPWGNHFAFLHVQLPELVASTELYPIEFVRKSQQIIKRKRSSWVVHLTAAFVEIVKKLKGHEVAAQCIHKTLLNASMLITNMIGPVENMSLANHPIKDMYFVLAGNPQVGVTVGAEKGFIDVQKLKSCIEEAFQMMLKSAAGEIQQMK, from the exons ATGGTCttggagaaagaagaagacgcTTTAGAGCCCGTGAGTCCTACTGGACAGTACTTCAACAGCTCGGCTCTCAACGTCTCCGTTCTTGGTGTTCTGGAGACTGAAGTTCCCATTGATGACTCAAAAACTATCCCTTTCCTCGTGGATGTTTTTCTCCCCATCAACCCACGTTTCTCTTCCATCATG GTTATTGATGAGAATGGAGAAAAAAGATGGAAGAAGGTGGAAGTGAAGCTCAAAGACCATGTTTATGTCCCCATTTTCCAGGCAGAAATGTCACCACAATTTTATGACAA AGCTGATAACCCTTCTCTTCCCTTGACTTTGCCTTCTGTCCAACCACGCGTAGACACATCTGGTGATCATGGTACCATCCTTAAGACCGTGCCCAAGATTTTCTCTTTGCTGTTCTACACCGTGTCTGATTTTTTGGGAAGCCTTATGAAGAGCAGTTTAGTTGAAGATGACCTGTCTCCAATCCGACCAGGAGATATTGGTATTGAGTTTCGTCCAGTTGCTCTTGCCTCAATGACATTCTCTCTTggtcaaattaaacaaattaaggcTACTCTTGGTGTG ACAATAAATGATGTTATTACTGGAGCAATTTTCTTGGGAACTCGGTTATACATGCAAGAAATGAGCAAAGGGTCAAGCGATCATTCAAATTGTACAGCATTAGTGCTGCTTAATACAAGAATGTTTCGTAGTTACCAGTCAATTAAAGAAATGGTAAAACCCAAAGCAGAATCACCATGGGGCAACCATTTTGCCTTCTTGCATGTCCAATTACCTGAGTTGGTGGCCAGCACTGAGTTATATCCAATAGAATTTGTCAGGAAATCTCAGCAAATCATCAAGCGAAAGAGAAGCTCTTGGGTTGTCCATCTCACTGCTGCATTCGTTGAGAtcgtgaagaaattaaaaggacaTGAG GTAGCAGCCCAATGCATTCATAAAACATTGCTGAACGCAagcatgttaataacaaatatgATTGGCCCAGTGGAAAATATGTCTTTGGCTAATCACCCAATTAAAGACATGTACTTTGTCCTTGCTGGCAATCCTCAGGTAGG GGTTACAGTGGGAGCTGAGAAGGGCTTCATAGATGTCCAAAAGTTGAAGTCATGCATAGAGGAAGCTTTCCAGATGATGCTCAAATCTGCTGCCGGTGAAATTCAGCAAATGAAATAA